A region from the Ictalurus punctatus breed USDA103 chromosome 25, Coco_2.0, whole genome shotgun sequence genome encodes:
- the yy1b gene encoding transcriptional repressor protein YY1b isoform X2 has translation MCVYMQAGKLAEFNMASGETLYIETDGSEMPAEIVELHEIEVETIPVETIETTVVGGDDDDEHQPMIALQPLVTDDPNQVHHQEVILVQTREEVVGGDESDLRTDDGFEDQILIPVPAPGSEEEYIGQTLVTVAGKSSMGRMKKGGSGGKKAGKKTYLSAGEATGRKWEQKQVQIKTLEGEFSVTMWASDDKKDIDHETVVEEQIIGENSPPDYSEYMTGKKLPPGGIPGIDLSDPKQLAEFARMKPRKVKEDDAPRTIACPHKGCTKMFRDNSAMRKHLHTHGPRVHVCAECGKAFVESSKLKRHQLVHTGEKPFQCTFEGCGKRFSLDFNLRTHVRIHTGDRPYVCPFDGCNKKFAQSTNLKSHILTHAKAKNNQ, from the exons atgtgtgtgtatatgcaagCAGGCAAGCTGGCGGAATTCAACATGGCATCCGGGGAAACGCTGTATATCGAGACAGACGGCTCGGAGATGCCGGCTGAAATAGTGGAACTTCATGAAATAGAAGTGGAGACTATTCCGGTGGAAACGATCGAGACCACAGTGGTCGGGGGCGACGATGATGACGAGCACCAGCCCATGATCGCGCTGCAGCCGCTCGTAACAGACGACCCAAATCAGGTCCACCATCAGGAGGTGATCCTGGTGCAGACCCGGGAGGAGGTAGTCGGCGGGGACGAGTCTGATCTGCGGACAGACGATGGGTTTGAGGACCAGATCCTCATCCCGGTGCCCGCTCCCGGGTCAGAGGAGGAGTACATCGGGCAGACTCTGGTCACGGTAGCTGGGAAGAGTTCCATGGGCCGGATGAAGAAGGGGGGAAGCGGTGGAAAGAAAGCGGGTAAAAAGACCTACCTGAGCGCCGGAGAAGCCACTGGGAGAAAATGGGAGCAAAAACAGGTGCAGATAAAGACTCTGGAAGGAGAATTCTCCGTGACGATGTGGGCGTCGG ATGATAAAAAGGACATTGACCATGAAACAGTGGTGGAGGAGCAGATTATTGGAGAGAATTCTCCTCCAGATTACTCTGAATACATGACTGGAAAAAAGCTTCCTCCCGGTGGCATCCCGGGCATCGACCTCTCTGACCCCAAACAGCTCGCGGAATTTGCCAG AATGAAACCGCGAAAGGTCAAAGAGGATGATGCACCCAGAACGATAGCCTGTCCCCACAAA GGGTGCACCAAGATGTTCAGGGATAACTCTGCAATGAGGAAGCACCTCCATACCCACGGGCCCCGGGTTCATGTGTGCGCAGAGTGCGGGAAAGCCTTTGTAGAGAGTTCAAAACTAAAGCGCCACCAACTTGTTCACACCGGAGAAAAACCTTTCCAG TGCACTTTCGAGGGCTGCGGGAAACGCTTCTCCCTGGACTTTAACCTCCGCACGCATGTACGAATTCACACTGGAGACCGCCCATATGTCTGTCCTTTCGATGGCTGCAATAAGAAGTTTGCTCAGTCTACCAATCTCAAGTCGCACATCCTAACACATGCAAAAGCCAAAAACAACCAATGA
- the yy1b gene encoding transcriptional repressor protein YY1b isoform X1 has translation MCVYMQAGKLAEFNMASGETLYIETDGSEMPAEIVELHEIEVETIPVETIETTVVGGDDDDEHQPMIALQPLVTDDPNQVHHQEVILVQTREEVVGGDESDLRTDDGFEDQILIPVPAPGSEEEYIGQTLVTVAGKSSMGRMKKGGSGGKKAGKKTYLSAGEATGRKWEQKQVQIKTLEGEFSVTMWASDDKKDIDHETVVEEQIIGENSPPDYSEYMTGKKLPPGGIPGIDLSDPKQLAEFASNNSGSLGRTSVRMKPRKVKEDDAPRTIACPHKGCTKMFRDNSAMRKHLHTHGPRVHVCAECGKAFVESSKLKRHQLVHTGEKPFQCTFEGCGKRFSLDFNLRTHVRIHTGDRPYVCPFDGCNKKFAQSTNLKSHILTHAKAKNNQ, from the exons atgtgtgtgtatatgcaagCAGGCAAGCTGGCGGAATTCAACATGGCATCCGGGGAAACGCTGTATATCGAGACAGACGGCTCGGAGATGCCGGCTGAAATAGTGGAACTTCATGAAATAGAAGTGGAGACTATTCCGGTGGAAACGATCGAGACCACAGTGGTCGGGGGCGACGATGATGACGAGCACCAGCCCATGATCGCGCTGCAGCCGCTCGTAACAGACGACCCAAATCAGGTCCACCATCAGGAGGTGATCCTGGTGCAGACCCGGGAGGAGGTAGTCGGCGGGGACGAGTCTGATCTGCGGACAGACGATGGGTTTGAGGACCAGATCCTCATCCCGGTGCCCGCTCCCGGGTCAGAGGAGGAGTACATCGGGCAGACTCTGGTCACGGTAGCTGGGAAGAGTTCCATGGGCCGGATGAAGAAGGGGGGAAGCGGTGGAAAGAAAGCGGGTAAAAAGACCTACCTGAGCGCCGGAGAAGCCACTGGGAGAAAATGGGAGCAAAAACAGGTGCAGATAAAGACTCTGGAAGGAGAATTCTCCGTGACGATGTGGGCGTCGG ATGATAAAAAGGACATTGACCATGAAACAGTGGTGGAGGAGCAGATTATTGGAGAGAATTCTCCTCCAGATTACTCTGAATACATGACTGGAAAAAAGCTTCCTCCCGGTGGCATCCCGGGCATCGACCTCTCTGACCCCAAACAGCTCGCGGAATTTGCCAG TAACAATAGCGGCTCTTTGGGTCGCACTTCAGTACG AATGAAACCGCGAAAGGTCAAAGAGGATGATGCACCCAGAACGATAGCCTGTCCCCACAAA GGGTGCACCAAGATGTTCAGGGATAACTCTGCAATGAGGAAGCACCTCCATACCCACGGGCCCCGGGTTCATGTGTGCGCAGAGTGCGGGAAAGCCTTTGTAGAGAGTTCAAAACTAAAGCGCCACCAACTTGTTCACACCGGAGAAAAACCTTTCCAG TGCACTTTCGAGGGCTGCGGGAAACGCTTCTCCCTGGACTTTAACCTCCGCACGCATGTACGAATTCACACTGGAGACCGCCCATATGTCTGTCCTTTCGATGGCTGCAATAAGAAGTTTGCTCAGTCTACCAATCTCAAGTCGCACATCCTAACACATGCAAAAGCCAAAAACAACCAATGA